Below is a window of Anaeromyxobacter diazotrophicus DNA.
GAGGGTGACGATCGCCTCGCGCACCTTGCGCACCAGCGTGCGGTCGGGCGTCAAGAAGAGGTTCTTCGCGAGCTGCTGGGTGAGCGTCGACGCGCCGCGCAGGCGCCGGTCGCCGGAGCGGGAGAGGGCCTCCTGCACCTCGCGCACGTCGAACCCGTGGTGCACGAAGAAGCCAGCGTCCTCGCTCAGCACCACCGCCCGCCACACGTGGGCCGGGAGCGTCGCCAGGGGGACGAAGGCGGGGTTCGCGGGGCCGACGAGCACCTCGCGCGCCCCGCCGCCCGGGAGCGGCGCGCGGAAGGCGAAGGGCCGGTCGAGGGGGCGCGCCTGCGCCGCCGCGGGGCGCAGCGCGCGCAGGTCCACGTCGCCGTCGAGCCGCCACGCCGCCGGCCGCCGCAGCGGCCCCGCGAGCGAGAGCCGGCCGCCCAGCGCGCCCTCGAGCCTGGGCGCCTCGGCGGGAGGCCGGAGCGCGGGCGGGAGCGCCGCGACGGCGGCAGCCCAGTCGACCTGGCGCGCGCGGACCGCCAGCTCGAGGGCGGGCTCGCCGCCGAGGCCGAGGGCCGCGTCGAGCTCCACCTGGGCGAGGCCGCTCGTCCCGAGCTCGGCGCGGCCGCCCTCCAGCGCGAGCCGCCGCGCCCGCGGGTCCCAGCGCAAGGTGGCGGAGAGCCGGCCGGCGAGCGGCCCCACCGGCTGCGGCGCGAGGCGCGCCCAGCGCACCGCGAGCCCGCGCACCTCCGCCTCGAGCTCCGCGGTGAGCGCCGCCTCGCGCTCCACCCGCGGCACCCGCAGCGCGAGGTCGAGCGCGCCGTCCTCCACGCCGAACGGGAGGCGGCCGCGCAGCGCGGCGGGGATCGCGCCCGGGCTGGCCCCCCGCAGCCGGAGGGCGAGCGCCGGCGGGCCGGCGCCCCACCGCGCGTCGAGCTCGCCGTCGCCTCCGCCCGGCAGCCGGAGCGCGAGGCGCGCCACGCGCCGCCCGTCCTCCCGGGCCAGCTCGGCCCGGCCGGAGAGCGCGCCGGTCTCGATCACCAGCGCGCGCGCCCCGCGGGCGAGCGCCGTCCGGATGCGCAGGTCCTGGAAGGTGATGCGAGGCGGCGCGGCTTGCGGCGGGGCGGCGCCGCCGGGGCGCGCCGGCGCGGCGAGCTCGGCCAGCTCCTCCAGCGCGCCCCCGCGCACGCCGGCGTCCACCCGCACGCCCTCGAGGCGCACCGCGCCCGGCTCGAGCCTGGCGCCGAGGAGCGCGGCGAGCCGCGGGCGCACCGCGACGCGCGCGACGGTGAGGACGGGCGGCGCGCCCGCCGCGCGGGCGGGCACCACCACCGGGCCGAAGACGAGCTCGAAGCGCGGGCTCAGGCGCGCCTCCCCGACGAGCCGCGCGCGGGGGGCGCGCTCCGCCAGGGCCTGCGCCACGCGGGCGCGCAGCTCCGCCCGCGCCGCGCCCGTCTGGGCCGCCGCCCACAGCGCCAGGGTGAGCAGGGCGCCGCCCGCCGCCACGGCGGTCGCCGCGCGGAGCGCGCGCGGGGCGGCGGGGACGGGGGAGGGTGAGGGGGCCGGCGTCGGGGCCGGGCGGGGGTTGGGGCGCAAGGCGGCGTATGGTAGCGGCGGCGCCGCGGGGGTCAACGGATGCCTCGCCGCGCGGCAGGCGGAGGGCGCGCCTGGCGGCCCCGCGGCCCCCCTGCGGGCAGGCCGGACGGGGTCCGTGCGTTACAATGAGCGGCGGGAGAACTTGAGCTACCTCGGTCCCAGCCTCCGCCGGCGACGCCGGCGCCAGCGCCCCGGGCTCCGCCTGGCGGCGGCGCTGCTCGTGTCGCTGCTCGTCAACGCGGCGGGGCTCCTGCTCGTGCGCACCACGAGCGTGATGGTCCCCTCGCGCGAGGCGGGTGGGCCCGCCCGCTCGGTCGAGCTCGCTCCGCTCTCGTCGGCCCAGTGGGAGGCGAACCGCCGGCCCGCGAGCGGCGCCGCGGCCCCGCGCCCCTCCACGCCGCTGACCCTCGCGCCCGCGCCGCCCCCCGCCCCGCCGCCGCCGCGCAGCGCCCCGGGCCAGGTGGTCGACGTCGCGCCCTCGAAGAACGCCACCCCGCCCAAGGACAGCCGGTTCGTGGCCGAGCACGACAGCACGGTGGAGAAGGAGACGCGCTCGCGCCACGCGGCGGCGGGCTTCAAGAACACGCTCCCCAAGCCCTCGCAGCCGAACCCCGCCGCGCCGCCGCCTCCGGAGGCGCGCCAGCAGGCGCGCGCCGAGGAGGGCGGCAGCCGCGCGGGCGCGCGCGCCACCGCGCGGCCCAGCTCGGGCGCGGGCTCCGGCAAGCCCACCTTGCCCGATCAGCCGGCGCGCCAGCAGCTCGCGCTGCGCCTCGACCCCCGCGGCGGCCTCCAGCTGCGCGCGCCGAAGCCGGGCGTGCGCGGCAACGGCTCCGCCTTCTCCCCTGGCGCGCAGCCGCCGGGCGGCGCGCCCGCGCCCGGCGAGGGCGGCCGCGGCGGCGAGGGGCAGGGCCGCGGCGAGGGGAAGGGGCTGCAGCTCAGGCCGAGCGCCAGCAACTACGATCAGCTCGCCGGCGGGCCGGCGCCCGACAAGCTCGACGGGGTCGAGGAGGGGGAGGGCACCTACCTCAACACGCGCGAGTGGAAGTACGCGAGCTACTTCAACCGCATCAAGCAGGCGGTGGCGACCCAGTGGCAGCCGTCCGAGAGCCTGCGCCTGCGCGACCCGACCGGCGAGCGCTTCGCGTACAAGGACCGGGTCACGGTGGTGTCGGTGACGCTCGACGCCGCCGGCAGCCTCAAGGGGCTCCAGGTCCAGCGCTCGAGCGGGGTGGACTTCCTCGACGCCACCGCGCTCGAGGCGTTCCGGAAGGCGCAGCCGTTCGTGAACCCGCCGCGCGGGCTCGCCAACGACCGGGGCGAGATCGCCTTCGTCTTCGGCTTCTACCTCGAGGTCGGCTCGGGCCTGCACATCTTCCGCGGCCCGGCGGGCCCCTAGCGCTCGCCGGCCGTCATCCCCGGCTTCCAGCGCAGGATCGGCTTGCGGGCGGCGCGCGTCTCGTCGAGGCGCTCCCGCACCGGCTTGCGCGGCGACGCCTTCACGCCGTCGGGGTCGCGCTGCGCCTGCTCCGCCACCTGGCGCATGCCGTCGATGAAGCGGTCGAGCGTCTCCTTCGTCTCGGTCTCGGTGGGCTCGATCATGAGCGCGCCGTGGACCACCAGCGGGAAGTAGACGGTGGGCGGGTGGAACCCGTGGTCGATGAGCCGCTTCGCGACGTCCATGGTGGTGACGCCGGTGGCCTTGAGGTTCTTGTCGGTGAAGACCACCTCGTGCAGCGAGTCGGTCGCGTAGGGCAGGTCGTAGACGTCGGCCAGCTTGGCGCGGACGTAGTTCGCGTTCAGCACCGCCAGCCGGCCCGTGGCCGCCAGGCCCTCCGGCCCGTACTCGCGGATGAGCGCCAGCGCGCGCACGAACATGCCGAAGTTGCCGTGGAACTCGCGGACCCGGCCGATGCTCTGCGGGCGCTCGGCGGCGTCCTTCACCAGGCGGTAGCCCGCGCCCTCCTTCACCACGATGGGCAAGGGCAGGAACGGGACCAGCTTCTCCGAGACCGCGACCGGGCCCGAGCCGGGGCCGCCGCCGCCGTGGGGGGTGGCGAAGGTCTTGTGCAGGTTGAACTGCATGACGTCGAAGCCCATGTCGCCCGGCCGGGCCACGCCGAGCAGCGCGTTCAGGTTCGCGCCGTCGCCGTACACCAGGCCGCCCCGCGCGTGCACGATCTCCGCGATCTCGGCGATGTGCGACTCGAACACGCCGAGCGTGTTCGGGTTCGTGATCATGATGGCGGCGACGTCGTCGTCCATCGCGGCGCGCACCGTGTCGGGGTGGAGGCGGCCGTCCGGCCCGCTCGCCAGCTGGACCACCTCGTAGCCGTTGAGCGCGCTGGTGGCCGGGTTCGTGCCGTGGGCGGTGTCGGGGATGAGCACCTTGCGGCGCGGGTTGCCGCGCGCCACGTGGTACGCCCGGATCATCATGACGCCGGTGAGCTCGCCCTGCGCCCCGGCGGCGGGCGTAAGGGTGGTGGCGGTGAAGCCGGAGATCTCGGAGAGCGCGCGCTCGAGCTCGTGCATGAGCGCGAGCGACCCCTGGGCCAGCTCCTCGGGGAGCAGCGGGTGGGCGTCGGCGAAGCCGGGGAGCCGCGCCAGCGCCTCCGACGACTTCGGGTTGTACTTCATGGTGCACGAGCCGAGCGGGTAGAACCCGGTGTCGATGCCGTGGTTCCAGGCGCTGAGCCGGGTGAAGTGGCGCACCACCTCCAGCTCGGAGACGGCGGGCAGCTCGGCGATCTCGCCGCGGAGCAGCTCCGGCCCCAGCTCCGCCGCCGGGTCGAAGTCGCCGCTCGGGCGGGGCAAGGACACGCCGCAGCGCTCGCCGGCCGAGCCGCGCTCGAAGAGCAGCTTCTCCTCGTAGGCGAGGCCGCGCGTGGCGCCGCCGGCACCGACGTCGAGCCGGGGCTCGGCCGCCGCCGCGCCCTCCTCCAGGCTGGGCTTCCATCCGGTGGGATTGGCCATGGCTAGCCCTTCACCTCGCGCGCGAAGAGCTCGATGAGCTCCGGGGAGTGCAGCTCGGTGGCGACGCACAGGAGCGCGCCGGAGAGCTTCGGGTCGGGGTACCAGCGGGCGAGCGGGACGCCGGCGGCGAGGCCCTTCTTGGCCAGCCGCGCCACCACCGCCTCGGCGTCGCCGACCTGGAACGCCAGCTCGTTGAAGGCGGGGCCCGAGAACACCGGCGCGAAGCCCGCCCTGCCCATGGCGGCGCGCAGCAGGCGCGCGCGGTCGAAGTTGAGGCGGGCCAGGTCGGCCAGCCCGCGGCGGCCGAGGAGCGCCAGGTGGATGGTCGAGGCGAGCGCGCACAGCCCGGCGTTGGTGCAGATGTTGGAGGTCGCCTTCTCCCGCCGGATGTGCTGCTCGCGCGTGGAGAGGGTGAGGACGAAGCCGCGCCGGCCCTGCTTGTCGACGGTGGCGCCGCAGACCCGGCCCGGCATCTGCCGGACGTTCGCCTCGCGGGTGGCGAAGAAGCCCGGCGCCGGCCCGCCGAACTGGAGCGGGTTGCCGAAGCTCTGGAAGGTGCCCACCGCCACGTCGGCGCCGAGCTCGCCCGGGCCGCGCAGGAGCCCGAGCGCCACCGCCTCGGCGGTGACCGTCACGGTGAGGGCGCCCGCCTGCTTCGCCAGCGCCGCCGCCTTCGCCACGTCCTCGACGACGCCGAAGAAGTTGGGGTAGCCGAGGATCACCGCCGCGGTCGAGCCGTCGACCGCCCGAGCGAGGGCGGCCGGGTCGGTGCGGCCGTCGGGACCGTGCGGCACCGTCACCAGCTCGTCGCCGGTCGAGGCGAGGTAGGTGGCGAGCACGCGCCGGTACTCGGGGTGGACCGCGTCCGAGACGGCGATCCGCTTCCGCCCGGTGAGGCGCGTCGCCATGAGCGCCGCCTCGGCCGTGGCGGAGGCGCCGTCGTACATCGAGGCGTTCGCCACCTCCATCCCGGTGAGGAGGCAGACGTAGGTCTGCCACTCGAACAGCGCCTGGAGCGTGCCCTGCGAGACCTCGGGCTGGTAGGGCGTGTAGGCGGTGAAGAACTCGCCCCGGAGCAGCAGCTGATCCACGGCGGGCGGCACGTGGTGCGGGTAGGCGCCCGCGCCGATGAAGGGCGGGTGGGCCACCTCGTTCCGGGCCGCCAGGCGCCGGAAGTCGCCCAGCAGCGCGATCTCGTCCTGGGCCGGCGCGACCGCCAGCGGGCGCTTCAGGCGGAGCGACTCGGGGATCGAGCGGAAGAGGTCGTCGAGGCTCTTCGCCCCCACGGCCGCCAGCATGTCGCGGATCTCTTCGGGCGTGTGCGGGTGGTAACGCATGGTGGGCTCCACGCCCTGCGGGTCCGCGGCGAGGGGCGCCGCGGGGAGGGCTCAGACGGGCTCGAGGCAGCGGGGGAGGGGGAGGCGCCGCTACCCGGGCTCCTCCTCGGCCAGGAACTTCTGGTACCCGGCGGCGTCGAGCAGGGACTCGACCTCCTTCGGGTCGGAGAGCTCGACCTGGATCATCCAGCCCTCCTCGTACGGATCCTCGTTGATGCTCTCGGGCGCGTCGGAGAGCGGGTCGTTCACCTCGACCACCTTGCCCGTCACCGGCGCGAACAGCTCCGAGACCGCCTTGGTGGACTCGACCACGCCGAACGACTCGCCCTTCTTCACCGGGTCACCGACCTCCGGCAGCTCGACGTAGACGATGTCGCCGAGCTGGTCCTGGGCGTGGTCGGTGATGCCGATCACGGCCCGGTTGCCCTTCAGGCGGCACCACTCGTGCTCCTTCGTGTACTTGAGGTCCTCGGGGACGTTCATGGCGTTCTCCTCACTGAGGGCGGGGCTTCTTGGCGTAGAAGGGGGTCTTCACGACCTTGGCGGCCGCCGGGCGGCCGCGGATCTCGACCGCGAAGGTGGAGCCCTCGGCGGCGAGCGCGGGCGGGACGTAGGCGAGGCCGATGGCGGTGCCGAGGCTGGGGGACTTCGTCCCGCTCGTCACCGTGCCGACCGGCTTGCCCTCCTGCAGCACCGGGTACCCGTGGCGCGGGATGCCCGGCTCGGTCAGCACGAAGCCGACCAGCTTGCGGGAGAGCCCGGCCTCCTTCTGCTTCACGAGCGCCTCGCGGCCGACGAAGTCGCCCTTGTCGAGCTTCACCACCCAGCCCAGCCCCGCCTCGAGCGGCGTGGTGCCGTCGTCCATGTCCTGGCCGTACAGCCGGTACGCCATCTCCAGGCGGAGGGAGTCGCGCGCGCCGAGCCCGCAGGGCGCGAGCCCCTCGGGCTGGCCGGCCTCCATGAGCGCGGCCCACAGGCGCGGCGCGGCGTCGGCCGGGCAGAAGAGCTCGAAGCCGTCCTCGCCGGTGTAGCCGGTGCGGGCCACCATGCAGCGCACGCCGGCGACCTCGCCCTCGGTGAAGCGGTACGTGCCGACCGAGGAGAGCCGCACGCTGGTGAGCTTCTGCACGACCTCGGGCGCGAGCGGCCCCTGGACGGCGAGCTGCCCCCAGGCGTCCGACTCGTTCGTCACCTCGGCGCCGAAGGCGTGGCCGTGCAGCCAGTCGAAGTCCTTCTGGCGATTGGCCGCGTTCACGCACACGAGCAGGTCCTCCGCCGAGCGGCGGTAGACCACCACGTCGTCGACGATCCCGCCGCTCTCGCGGCAGAGCGCGCCGTACTGCGCCTGGCCGTCCTGGCACCGCGACAGGTCGTTCGTGAAGAGCCGCTGCAGGGAGGCGAGCGCCTTTGGCCCCCGGAAGATCACCTCGCCCATGTGCGAGACGTCGAAGATCCCGGCGCGCTCGCGGACCGCCTCGTGCTCGGCCAGGATGCCGGCGTACTGGACCGGCATGTCCCAACCGGCGAACTCGACCATCCGCGCGGCGGCGCGGACGTGGACGGCGTGGAGCGGCGTGCGCTGGGCCATGTGGGGAGATCCGGCTAAGGGGGGATGGCGGCCTCGCATCATAGCGACGCAGGCCTCGAATTCAACAGCGCTGGCGTGACGTAGGCCGCCGCCTTCACGGCGCCGGGCAGGCCACCGGCTCGCACCGTCCCGGGAAGGAGGCCTGGCAGCAGTGGAGCGGCGCGCCGTCGGCCGCCGCGAAGCGCGCCGACCAGGCGCCGGGCGACACCTCGAGCGTGAGGTACCCCCAGGCGGTGGACGCGAAGAGGAGCTGCGCGCCCGGGACGGACACCTGCTCGAACCGCTCGCGCGGCCGGCCGCGGCTGGCGTTGCCCGAGACGAGGACGTCGTACCCCGCCGCGGCGCGGAGGTGCTGCAGGTCGTGGTCGTGCCCGCAGAGCCAGGCCGCCACCGCCCCGCCCGCGGCCTGCTCGAGCAGCGCGGCGCGCGCCCGGTACGCCGGGTCCGCCTCGCGCCGGTGCTGGCCGGCGGTGGCGGTGGGGTGGTGGGCGACGACGAAGCAGGGCCGCTCGTGGCAGCCCGCCGCCGCCGCGCGCAGGAAGGCGGCCTCGGCCTCGAGGGTGAAGCCGCCGTAGTCGCCGAGGAGGAGGTTCGAGTCGAGCACGATGAAGCGCGCCGGGCCGCGGTCCACGACGTAGTGCCGGGCCGGCATGCG
It encodes the following:
- a CDS encoding biosynthetic peptidoglycan transglycosylase, producing the protein MRPNPRPAPTPAPSPSPVPAAPRALRAATAVAAGGALLTLALWAAAQTGAARAELRARVAQALAERAPRARLVGEARLSPRFELVFGPVVVPARAAGAPPVLTVARVAVRPRLAALLGARLEPGAVRLEGVRVDAGVRGGALEELAELAAPARPGGAAPPQAAPPRITFQDLRIRTALARGARALVIETGALSGRAELAREDGRRVARLALRLPGGGDGELDARWGAGPPALALRLRGASPGAIPAALRGRLPFGVEDGALDLALRVPRVEREAALTAELEAEVRGLAVRWARLAPQPVGPLAGRLSATLRWDPRARRLALEGGRAELGTSGLAQVELDAALGLGGEPALELAVRARQVDWAAAVAALPPALRPPAEAPRLEGALGGRLSLAGPLRRPAAWRLDGDVDLRALRPAAAQARPLDRPFAFRAPLPGGGAREVLVGPANPAFVPLATLPAHVWRAVVLSEDAGFFVHHGFDVREVQEALSRSGDRRLRGASTLTQQLAKNLFLTPDRTLVRKVREAIVTLALESSLPKRRLLEIYLNAVEWGPGGVHGLGEAARHWFGKDPRDLSPKEAAFLATVLPNPARFDLYRRRGALTERWEERVRALLVKERAVDALDDDQFYEAWYAPLAFAGR
- a CDS encoding TonB family protein translates to MSYLGPSLRRRRRRQRPGLRLAAALLVSLLVNAAGLLLVRTTSVMVPSREAGGPARSVELAPLSSAQWEANRRPASGAAAPRPSTPLTLAPAPPPAPPPPRSAPGQVVDVAPSKNATPPKDSRFVAEHDSTVEKETRSRHAAAGFKNTLPKPSQPNPAAPPPPEARQQARAEEGGSRAGARATARPSSGAGSGKPTLPDQPARQQLALRLDPRGGLQLRAPKPGVRGNGSAFSPGAQPPGGAPAPGEGGRGGEGQGRGEGKGLQLRPSASNYDQLAGGPAPDKLDGVEEGEGTYLNTREWKYASYFNRIKQAVATQWQPSESLRLRDPTGERFAYKDRVTVVSVTLDAAGSLKGLQVQRSSGVDFLDATALEAFRKAQPFVNPPRGLANDRGEIAFVFGFYLEVGSGLHIFRGPAGP
- the gcvPB gene encoding aminomethyl-transferring glycine dehydrogenase subunit GcvPB; the protein is MANPTGWKPSLEEGAAAAEPRLDVGAGGATRGLAYEEKLLFERGSAGERCGVSLPRPSGDFDPAAELGPELLRGEIAELPAVSELEVVRHFTRLSAWNHGIDTGFYPLGSCTMKYNPKSSEALARLPGFADAHPLLPEELAQGSLALMHELERALSEISGFTATTLTPAAGAQGELTGVMMIRAYHVARGNPRRKVLIPDTAHGTNPATSALNGYEVVQLASGPDGRLHPDTVRAAMDDDVAAIMITNPNTLGVFESHIAEIAEIVHARGGLVYGDGANLNALLGVARPGDMGFDVMQFNLHKTFATPHGGGGPGSGPVAVSEKLVPFLPLPIVVKEGAGYRLVKDAAERPQSIGRVREFHGNFGMFVRALALIREYGPEGLAATGRLAVLNANYVRAKLADVYDLPYATDSLHEVVFTDKNLKATGVTTMDVAKRLIDHGFHPPTVYFPLVVHGALMIEPTETETKETLDRFIDGMRQVAEQAQRDPDGVKASPRKPVRERLDETRAARKPILRWKPGMTAGER
- the gcvPA gene encoding aminomethyl-transferring glycine dehydrogenase subunit GcvPA, with protein sequence MRYHPHTPEEIRDMLAAVGAKSLDDLFRSIPESLRLKRPLAVAPAQDEIALLGDFRRLAARNEVAHPPFIGAGAYPHHVPPAVDQLLLRGEFFTAYTPYQPEVSQGTLQALFEWQTYVCLLTGMEVANASMYDGASATAEAALMATRLTGRKRIAVSDAVHPEYRRVLATYLASTGDELVTVPHGPDGRTDPAALARAVDGSTAAVILGYPNFFGVVEDVAKAAALAKQAGALTVTVTAEAVALGLLRGPGELGADVAVGTFQSFGNPLQFGGPAPGFFATREANVRQMPGRVCGATVDKQGRRGFVLTLSTREQHIRREKATSNICTNAGLCALASTIHLALLGRRGLADLARLNFDRARLLRAAMGRAGFAPVFSGPAFNELAFQVGDAEAVVARLAKKGLAAGVPLARWYPDPKLSGALLCVATELHSPELIELFAREVKG
- the gcvH gene encoding glycine cleavage system protein GcvH, which produces MNVPEDLKYTKEHEWCRLKGNRAVIGITDHAQDQLGDIVYVELPEVGDPVKKGESFGVVESTKAVSELFAPVTGKVVEVNDPLSDAPESINEDPYEEGWMIQVELSDPKEVESLLDAAGYQKFLAEEEPG
- the gcvT gene encoding glycine cleavage system aminomethyltransferase GcvT; translated protein: MAQRTPLHAVHVRAAARMVEFAGWDMPVQYAGILAEHEAVRERAGIFDVSHMGEVIFRGPKALASLQRLFTNDLSRCQDGQAQYGALCRESGGIVDDVVVYRRSAEDLLVCVNAANRQKDFDWLHGHAFGAEVTNESDAWGQLAVQGPLAPEVVQKLTSVRLSSVGTYRFTEGEVAGVRCMVARTGYTGEDGFELFCPADAAPRLWAALMEAGQPEGLAPCGLGARDSLRLEMAYRLYGQDMDDGTTPLEAGLGWVVKLDKGDFVGREALVKQKEAGLSRKLVGFVLTEPGIPRHGYPVLQEGKPVGTVTSGTKSPSLGTAIGLAYVPPALAAEGSTFAVEIRGRPAAAKVVKTPFYAKKPRPQ
- a CDS encoding metallophosphoesterase, yielding MSRGRALAAAALALAACRAAPPAPFTVRHGAAARPPPAAAPAAPPALRALVLGDFGDETAQQAALARAVAAAHARAPFDLAFSPGDNLYDCGPDPRRPGAEACRFGDDGASVAAGFLPPADPRFARFDARFPALRREGAPVPVYLALGNHDVASGGDCGDGALPPGPQARLKACLEVAHASPVWRMPARHYVVDRGPARFIVLDSNLLLGDYGGFTLEAEAAFLRAAAAGCHERPCFVVAHHPTATAGQHRREADPAYRARAALLEQAAGGAVAAWLCGHDHDLQHLRAAAGYDVLVSGNASRGRPRERFEQVSVPGAQLLFASTAWGYLTLEVSPGAWSARFAAADGAPLHCCQASFPGRCEPVACPAP